A genomic segment from Nicotiana sylvestris chromosome 1, ASM39365v2, whole genome shotgun sequence encodes:
- the LOC104211272 gene encoding protein FAR1-RELATED SEQUENCE 5 isoform X1, with product MENEVIEFDIGLGGGGGSEDGDGDDVLDEENVASCFAAVRSYSPQGDLDLEPYEGMEFESEEAAKAFYNSYARRVGFSTRVSSSRRSRKDGAIIQRSFVCAKEGFRNLNEKRTKDREIKRPRTITRVGCKAALSVKIQDSGKWVVSSFVKEHNHELVPPDQVHCLRSHRQISGPAKTLIDTLQAAGMGPRRIMSALIKEYGGISKVGFTEVDCRNYMRNNRQRSLEGDIQLLLDYLKQMHSQNPGFFYAVQGDEDQCTGNVFWADSKARANYSYFGDTVTFDTTYRSNRYRLPFAPFTGVNHHGQPVLFGCAFLINESEASFIWLFKTWFAAMTGQPPLSMTTDHDAVIRSALMQVFPETRHRFCKWHIFKKCQEKLSHVFLEHPNFEADFHKCVNLSESTEEFESCWLSLVDKYELRDHDWLQAIYLDRRQWVPVYLHDAFFAEMSITQRSDSMNSYFDGYVNASTNLNQFFKLYEKAVESRAEKEVKADYDTMNTFPVLKTPSPMEKQASEVYTRKLFMRFQEELVGTLTFMANKVEDDGLVTTYQVAKFGDDNRAYYVRFNVLEMKATCSCQMFQFSGLLCRHILAVFRVTNVLTLPSHYILKRWSRSAKSSVALEDRVSDVINYYLESHTVRYNILRHEAFKFVEEGAESVDSYAVAMAALEVALNKVARAAKHDGRISLVNGHCREYLTRNGVHANYNIEDEQRSLACPLSEDDMDAKIQELSYQLDCANRKCEIYRANLYSVLKDIEDHKQQLSIKVQNIKLSLKDGL from the coding sequence ATGGAGAATGAGGTGATCGAGTTTGATATAGGCTTAGGAGGTGGGGGTGGGAGTGAAGATGGGGATGGAGATGATGTTCTTGACGAGGAGAATGTAGCCAGCTGCTTTGCAGCAGTCCGAAGTTACTCTCCCCAAGGGGACCTCGATCTTGAACCTTATGAGGGCATGGAATTTGAATCTGAGGAGGCTGCCAAGGCGTTTTACAACTCATATGCACGCCGTGTTGGCTTCAGCACCCGTGTCAGCTCCTCCCGCCGCTCCAGGAAGGATGGAGCCATCATACAGAGGTCTTTTgtctgtgccaaagaaggattcCGCAATTTGAACGAGAAGCGTACCAAGGATAGAGAAATTAAGCGACCACGTACTATCACTCGGGTTGGCTGCAAGGCCGCCCTCTCTGTCAAGATACAGGACTCTGGCAAGTGGGTTGTCTCTAGCTTTGTCAAGGAGCACAATCACGAGCTGGTCCCCCCTGATCAGGTACACTGTCTCCGCTCCCATCGTCAAATCTCTGGTCCTGCCAAAACCCTAATTGATACCTTGCAGGCTGCTGGCATGGGTCCCCGCAGGATCATGTCTGCCCTCATTAAAGAGTATGGTGGTATTAGCAAAGTTGGTTTCACAGAGGTAGATTGTCGCAACTACATGCGCAACAATCGCCAGAGGAGCCTAGAAGGAGACATACAACTCCTCTTAGATTACCTGAAACAAATGCATTCCCAGAACCCTGGATTCTTCTATGCAGTTCAGGGTGATGAGGATCAGTGCACAGGGAATGTCTTCTGGGCCGACTCTAAGGCAAGAGCAAATTATAGCTATTTTGGTGATACTGTTACATTTGACACAACTTATAGGTCAAATAGGTACCGGTTACCCTTTGCACCCTTTACTGGAGTAAATCATCACGGACAACCTGTTCTGTTTGGCTGTGCTTTCCTAATAAATGAATCGGAAGCCTCATTTATATGGCTTTTTAAGACATGGTTTGCAGCTATGACTGGTCAACCACCTTTGTCAATGACAACAGACCATGATGCTGTAATTCGGTCTGCCCTCATGCAGGTTTTCCCTGAGACCCGTCACCGTTTCTGCAAATGGCACATCTTCAAGAAATGCCAGGAAAAATTGTCACATGTCTTCCTTGAGCACCCAAATTTTGAAGCAGACTTCCACAAGTGTGTTAATTTGTCGGAGTCTACTGAGGAATTTGAATCCTGCTGGCTGTCTCTTGTTGACAAGTACGAGCTCAGGGATCACGACTGGCTTCAAGCGATTTATTTAGATCGCAGACAGTGGGTCCCTGTATATCTCCATGATGCATTTTTTGCAGAAATGTCCATAACTCAACGTAGCGATAGCATGAActcatattttgatggttatgtgaATGCGTCGACTAATCTAAATCAGTTCTTCAAATTGTATGAAAAAGCcgtggagagccgtgcagagaaaGAAGTCAAAGCTGATTACGATACAATGAATACGTTCCCAGTTTTGAAGACTCCATCTCCAATGGAGAAACAAGCATCCGAGGTCTATACAAGAAAGTTATTTATGAGATTTCAGGAGGAGTTGGTTGGCACTCTAACTTTCATGGCCAACAAAGTCGAGGACGATGGACTGGTTACCACTTATCAAGTTGCAAAATTTGGGGACGACAACAGAGCTTACTATGTAAGATTTAATGTTTTGGAAATGAAAGCTACTTGTAGCTGCCAGATGTTCCAGTTCTCTGGTCTTCTTTGCCGACACATTTTAGCAGTGTTCAGAGTGACAAATGTTCTGACTCTTCCTTCTCATTACATCCTCAAACGATGGAGCCGGAGCGCAAAGAGCAGTGTTGCATTGGAAGATCGTGTTTCTGATGTAATCAATTATTATTTGGAATCACATACTGTTCGATATAACATACTGAGACATGAAGCATTTAAATTTGTAGAGGAAGGGGCTGAGTCTGTTGACTCTTATGCTGTGGCAATGGCGGCTCTAGAAGTGGCTTTAAACAAAGTTGCCCGAGCAGCAAAGCATGATGGGAGGATCTCTTTAGTAAATGGGCATTGTAGAGAATACTTGACTAGAAATGGGGTCCATGCAAATTACAACATTGAAGATGAACAGAGAAGTCTTGCATGTCCACTCTCTGAG
- the LOC104211272 gene encoding protein FAR1-RELATED SEQUENCE 5 isoform X2: protein MENEVIEFDIGLGGGGGSEDGDGDDVLDEENVASCFAAVRSYSPQGDLDLEPYEGMEFESEEAAKAFYNSYARRVGFSTRVSSSRRSRKDGAIIQRSFVCAKEGFRNLNEKRTKDREIKRPRTITRVGCKAALSVKIQDSGKWVVSSFVKEHNHELVPPDQVHCLRSHRQISGPAKTLIDTLQAAGMGPRRIMSALIKEYGGISKVGFTEVDCRNYMRNNRQRSLEGDIQLLLDYLKQMHSQNPGFFYAVQGDEDQCTGNVFWADSKARANYSYFGDTVTFDTTYRSNRYRLPFAPFTGVNHHGQPVLFGCAFLINESEASFIWLFKTWFAAMTGQPPLSMTTDHDAVIRSALMQVFPETRHRFCKWHIFKKCQEKLSHVFLEHPNFEADFHKCVNLSESTEEFESCWLSLVDKYELRDHDWLQAIYLDRRQWVPVYLHDAFFAEMSITQRSDSMNSYFDGYVNASTNLNQFFKLYEKAVESRAEKEVKADYDTMNTFPVLKTPSPMEKQASEVYTRKLFMRFQEELVGTLTFMANKVEDDGLVTTYQVAKFGDDNRAYYVRFNVLEMKATCSCQMFQFSGLLCRHILAVFRVTNVLTLPSHYILKRWSRSAKSSVALEDRVSDRKGLSLLTLMLWQWRL, encoded by the exons ATGGAGAATGAGGTGATCGAGTTTGATATAGGCTTAGGAGGTGGGGGTGGGAGTGAAGATGGGGATGGAGATGATGTTCTTGACGAGGAGAATGTAGCCAGCTGCTTTGCAGCAGTCCGAAGTTACTCTCCCCAAGGGGACCTCGATCTTGAACCTTATGAGGGCATGGAATTTGAATCTGAGGAGGCTGCCAAGGCGTTTTACAACTCATATGCACGCCGTGTTGGCTTCAGCACCCGTGTCAGCTCCTCCCGCCGCTCCAGGAAGGATGGAGCCATCATACAGAGGTCTTTTgtctgtgccaaagaaggattcCGCAATTTGAACGAGAAGCGTACCAAGGATAGAGAAATTAAGCGACCACGTACTATCACTCGGGTTGGCTGCAAGGCCGCCCTCTCTGTCAAGATACAGGACTCTGGCAAGTGGGTTGTCTCTAGCTTTGTCAAGGAGCACAATCACGAGCTGGTCCCCCCTGATCAGGTACACTGTCTCCGCTCCCATCGTCAAATCTCTGGTCCTGCCAAAACCCTAATTGATACCTTGCAGGCTGCTGGCATGGGTCCCCGCAGGATCATGTCTGCCCTCATTAAAGAGTATGGTGGTATTAGCAAAGTTGGTTTCACAGAGGTAGATTGTCGCAACTACATGCGCAACAATCGCCAGAGGAGCCTAGAAGGAGACATACAACTCCTCTTAGATTACCTGAAACAAATGCATTCCCAGAACCCTGGATTCTTCTATGCAGTTCAGGGTGATGAGGATCAGTGCACAGGGAATGTCTTCTGGGCCGACTCTAAGGCAAGAGCAAATTATAGCTATTTTGGTGATACTGTTACATTTGACACAACTTATAGGTCAAATAGGTACCGGTTACCCTTTGCACCCTTTACTGGAGTAAATCATCACGGACAACCTGTTCTGTTTGGCTGTGCTTTCCTAATAAATGAATCGGAAGCCTCATTTATATGGCTTTTTAAGACATGGTTTGCAGCTATGACTGGTCAACCACCTTTGTCAATGACAACAGACCATGATGCTGTAATTCGGTCTGCCCTCATGCAGGTTTTCCCTGAGACCCGTCACCGTTTCTGCAAATGGCACATCTTCAAGAAATGCCAGGAAAAATTGTCACATGTCTTCCTTGAGCACCCAAATTTTGAAGCAGACTTCCACAAGTGTGTTAATTTGTCGGAGTCTACTGAGGAATTTGAATCCTGCTGGCTGTCTCTTGTTGACAAGTACGAGCTCAGGGATCACGACTGGCTTCAAGCGATTTATTTAGATCGCAGACAGTGGGTCCCTGTATATCTCCATGATGCATTTTTTGCAGAAATGTCCATAACTCAACGTAGCGATAGCATGAActcatattttgatggttatgtgaATGCGTCGACTAATCTAAATCAGTTCTTCAAATTGTATGAAAAAGCcgtggagagccgtgcagagaaaGAAGTCAAAGCTGATTACGATACAATGAATACGTTCCCAGTTTTGAAGACTCCATCTCCAATGGAGAAACAAGCATCCGAGGTCTATACAAGAAAGTTATTTATGAGATTTCAGGAGGAGTTGGTTGGCACTCTAACTTTCATGGCCAACAAAGTCGAGGACGATGGACTGGTTACCACTTATCAAGTTGCAAAATTTGGGGACGACAACAGAGCTTACTATGTAAGATTTAATGTTTTGGAAATGAAAGCTACTTGTAGCTGCCAGATGTTCCAGTTCTCTGGTCTTCTTTGCCGACACATTTTAGCAGTGTTCAGAGTGACAAATGTTCTGACTCTTCCTTCTCATTACATCCTCAAACGATGGAGCCGGAGCGCAAAGAGCAGTGTTGCATTGGAAGATCGTGTTTCTGAT AGGAAGGGGCTGAGTCTGTTGACTCTTATGCTGTGGCAATGGCGGCTCTAG